In Risungbinella massiliensis, a single window of DNA contains:
- the trpB gene encoding tryptophan synthase subunit beta produces MSYSYPDEKGHYGPYGGRFIPEVLMQSVLELEQAYHQAMQDEEFQQKLQYYLETYVGRQTPLYFAENLTRHLGGAKIYLKREDLNHTGAHKINNTVGQALLAVRMGKRKIVAETGAGQHGVATATVCALLNLECVIFMGEEDIKRQKLNVFRMELLGAKVVGVSSGSGTLKDAVNEALRYWVTHVEDTHYIMGSVLGPHPFPQMVRDFQSVIGKETKEQYLSIAGKLPDAIVACIGGGSNAMGMFYPFLSDTDVKLIGVEAAGAGLHTPKHAATLTKGKIGVLHGSMMLVLQDEEGQIKEAHSISAGLDYPGVGPEHCLLKDMERVEYQAVTDEEALEAFQLLAKKEGIIPALESSHAIAFAQKLAEKMSQDQGLIICLSGRGDKDVESVKQII; encoded by the coding sequence ATTTCCTATTCATATCCAGATGAAAAAGGTCACTACGGTCCTTATGGTGGTCGCTTTATTCCAGAAGTATTAATGCAGTCTGTGCTGGAATTAGAACAGGCTTATCATCAAGCGATGCAAGACGAAGAGTTTCAGCAAAAGCTGCAATATTACTTAGAAACCTATGTAGGTAGACAAACTCCATTATATTTTGCCGAGAATTTGACCCGCCATCTAGGAGGAGCAAAAATCTATCTCAAACGGGAAGATCTCAATCATACTGGTGCACATAAGATTAATAATACTGTTGGGCAAGCACTTCTTGCTGTACGAATGGGCAAGCGAAAGATTGTAGCTGAAACAGGTGCAGGACAGCATGGTGTAGCTACAGCAACCGTATGTGCTCTCTTAAATTTAGAGTGCGTCATCTTCATGGGAGAAGAAGATATCAAAAGACAGAAGTTAAATGTATTTCGCATGGAGCTTCTAGGAGCCAAAGTAGTAGGTGTTTCTAGTGGAAGTGGGACTTTAAAAGATGCGGTGAATGAAGCACTTCGGTACTGGGTCACTCATGTAGAAGATACTCACTATATTATGGGTTCTGTATTAGGACCGCATCCGTTTCCACAAATGGTTCGAGATTTTCAAAGTGTAATTGGAAAAGAAACGAAAGAGCAATATTTGTCGATTGCAGGAAAACTGCCTGATGCCATCGTTGCTTGTATTGGGGGTGGCAGTAATGCGATGGGGATGTTTTATCCTTTTCTTTCCGATACAGATGTGAAATTGATTGGTGTAGAAGCAGCTGGTGCGGGACTTCATACACCAAAACATGCTGCAACGTTAACTAAAGGAAAAATAGGTGTGCTTCATGGTTCGATGATGCTGGTATTACAGGATGAAGAGGGTCAGATCAAGGAAGCTCACTCTATTTCTGCTGGCTTAGATTATCCGGGAGTTGGTCCGGAACATTGTTTGCTAAAAGATATGGAACGCGTGGAATACCAAGCGGTGACCGATGAAGAAGCATTAGAAGCTTTTCAGCTACTAGCGAAAAAAGAAGGAATCATCCCTGCTTTAGAAAGCTCTCATGCAATCGCTTTTGCTCAGAAGTTGGCGGAGAAAATGAGCCAAGATCAAGGGCTTATTATCTGTCTTTCTGGTAGAGGAGATAAAGATGTGGAAAGTGTGAAACAAATCATTTAA
- a CDS encoding phosphoribosylanthranilate isomerase yields the protein MTKVKICGITDAETARFACEFGADALGFVFAKSKRQVSPIQAQAIILDLPSSIRKVGVFVNEKIENVKWIFSKCGLDYVQLHGDESNSYIKSLDLPVIKAVGIGSKADVEQISSYEADYLLVDSPKGTTYQGGNGVTFDWELLKDLDESIRKRLIVAGGLDEQNVQKAICEIRPYIVDASSSLETDGKKDMTKIARFIEKVKRCS from the coding sequence ATGACAAAAGTGAAAATATGCGGCATTACAGATGCAGAAACAGCGAGATTTGCCTGTGAATTTGGAGCGGATGCACTTGGATTTGTCTTTGCGAAGAGTAAGCGACAAGTTTCTCCTATTCAAGCGCAAGCAATTATATTGGATCTCCCTAGTTCTATAAGAAAAGTCGGTGTGTTTGTGAATGAAAAAATAGAAAACGTGAAATGGATATTTTCTAAGTGTGGATTGGATTACGTTCAGCTTCATGGGGATGAGAGTAATAGCTATATAAAGTCGCTGGATCTTCCGGTTATCAAAGCAGTGGGAATTGGTTCAAAAGCAGATGTGGAACAAATCTCCTCTTATGAGGCTGACTATCTATTAGTGGACAGCCCGAAAGGTACTACGTATCAGGGAGGCAATGGCGTTACATTTGATTGGGAGTTGTTAAAAGATCTAGATGAATCTATCAGAAAACGATTGATTGTGGCTGGTGGATTAGATGAGCAGAACGTACAAAAGGCAATCTGTGAAATACGTCCTTATATAGTAGATGCAAGTAGTAGTTTGGAAACCGATGGAAAAAAAGATATGACCAAAATAGCGAGATTTATTGAAAAAGTAAAGAGGTGTTCGTAA
- the trpC gene encoding indole-3-glycerol phosphate synthase TrpC: MTTILDTILDQKRREVQELKEISFSLDSQYSIHAEKKRLSERLKDDQQITIISEIKRASPSAGRIATQVDIMQQAKMYEQLGAGAISVLTDTPFFKGSFTDLQDIRSITNVPLLCKDFIIDEIQIEYAKYMGADVVLLIVAALSPAQLQNLYQKAIQLDLEIIVEVHDEQELERAFDIAPQIIGINNRNLKTFEVDVTTTERLAKRLQGSSTLMISESGIRTREDVLRVKKAGVQGILVGEALMRSSSLEETFSHFQV, from the coding sequence ATGACTACCATATTAGATACAATTCTTGATCAAAAAAGACGAGAAGTGCAAGAACTGAAGGAGATATCATTTTCACTTGATTCCCAATATTCCATTCATGCTGAGAAAAAACGCTTAAGTGAAAGGTTAAAGGACGACCAGCAAATCACTATCATTTCTGAAATCAAAAGAGCCTCCCCATCTGCCGGGCGGATCGCTACTCAGGTAGACATAATGCAACAAGCTAAGATGTATGAACAGCTAGGGGCAGGGGCTATTTCGGTGCTAACGGATACTCCATTTTTCAAAGGTTCATTTACTGATTTGCAAGATATACGATCTATAACAAACGTACCATTGCTATGTAAAGATTTTATTATCGACGAAATCCAGATTGAATACGCAAAGTATATGGGCGCAGATGTCGTTTTACTAATTGTTGCAGCTCTGTCACCTGCCCAATTACAAAACTTATATCAGAAAGCGATCCAGCTTGATTTAGAAATCATTGTGGAAGTGCATGATGAACAGGAATTGGAGAGAGCATTCGATATTGCTCCACAGATCATTGGGATCAATAATCGTAACTTAAAAACGTTTGAAGTGGATGTAACGACAACAGAAAGATTAGCTAAACGTCTACAAGGATCATCTACACTGATGATCAGTGAAAGTGGGATTCGTACCCGGGAGGATGTTTTACGAGTGAAGAAAGCAGGGGTTCAAGGGATTTTAGTAGGAGAAGCGTTGATGAGATCTTCTTCTTTAGAAGAGACATTCTCTCATTTTCAGGTGTGA
- the trpD gene encoding anthranilate phosphoribosyltransferase, protein MNLYLRKISEREDLTEKEAYQALLMILEDQVSDTEISAFLMGLKAKGETTTEIVGIVKALLEKAMSFSFRIPHAMDNCGTGGDQSQSFNVSTTTAFVLSGAGIKVAKHGNRAISSRSGSADVLEYLGIHLTCSGEQVEELLERVGISFLFAPHVHPGLGKVMKVRKELNIPTIFNLIGPLTNPVRLESQLLGIYQRKMVVPFARILNQLGRKRAVVLNGYGNLDEASLAGENYLALLENGQVKELNVHPTEFGLKTIPNSEICGGNVQENAEILVSVLKGETGVYRDTVLFNAGIGLFASGKVNDIQDGIELAKESIDSGAALEKFMQLREYSRRLQKGVS, encoded by the coding sequence GTGAATTTGTATCTTCGTAAAATCAGCGAGCGAGAGGATTTAACTGAAAAAGAGGCTTATCAAGCGCTGTTAATGATATTGGAAGATCAAGTAAGTGATACAGAAATTTCCGCCTTTTTGATGGGACTAAAGGCAAAGGGAGAAACAACTACAGAAATTGTAGGGATTGTAAAAGCTTTACTAGAAAAAGCGATGTCCTTTTCTTTCCGGATTCCACATGCGATGGATAACTGTGGAACAGGTGGCGATCAATCGCAGAGTTTTAATGTAAGTACTACAACTGCTTTTGTACTATCTGGAGCAGGAATCAAGGTAGCAAAGCATGGGAACCGAGCGATATCAAGCCGATCAGGAAGTGCGGATGTATTGGAATATTTGGGGATTCACCTTACATGTTCTGGCGAACAGGTAGAAGAGCTTCTCGAAAGAGTCGGAATTAGCTTCTTGTTTGCCCCACATGTACATCCAGGACTAGGAAAAGTGATGAAAGTGCGGAAGGAACTCAATATTCCCACCATCTTTAATCTGATAGGCCCGCTTACCAACCCGGTTCGGTTGGAGAGTCAGTTACTGGGGATCTATCAGCGAAAAATGGTCGTTCCTTTTGCACGAATTCTGAATCAACTAGGCAGAAAACGAGCAGTAGTACTAAACGGATATGGCAATCTGGACGAGGCATCTTTGGCTGGAGAAAATTATTTGGCTCTGCTGGAAAATGGGCAAGTGAAAGAGTTGAACGTCCATCCGACGGAATTTGGATTAAAGACAATTCCAAACAGTGAAATTTGTGGTGGAAATGTACAAGAAAATGCGGAGATTTTAGTGAGTGTATTAAAAGGAGAAACGGGGGTATATCGCGATACGGTTTTATTCAATGCAGGAATCGGACTATTTGCTAGCGGGAAAGTGAACGACATCCAAGATGGGATAGAACTGGCAAAAGAGAGCATCGATTCTGGTGCAGCACTAGAAAAGTTTATGCAATTAAGAGAATATAGCCGGCGCTTACAAAAAGGGGTTAGTTAA
- a CDS encoding anthranilate synthase component II, with protein MILLIDNYDSFTYNLYHQLAKFGSVVQVVRNDAITLEQIQEMNPEVIVLSPGPGRPEDAGVCVQVIRSFYQTIPILGICLGHQAIVSAFDGKIISAKTIKHGKTSMIQHSRESLFSYLPKPFEAMRYHSLVASREALPDTLQVLAISMDDGEIMAIKHQHYPVYGLQFHPESIGTKLGDKLIERFLMDVSRRETGEFVSS; from the coding sequence ATGATTTTATTAATTGATAACTATGATTCTTTCACTTATAACCTGTATCATCAATTAGCGAAATTCGGAAGTGTTGTGCAAGTGGTTCGCAATGATGCTATTACCTTGGAGCAGATTCAGGAAATGAATCCAGAAGTTATTGTTCTTTCCCCAGGTCCAGGTCGCCCTGAAGATGCAGGAGTATGTGTCCAAGTAATACGTTCTTTTTATCAGACCATCCCGATCTTAGGAATTTGCCTTGGCCATCAGGCGATTGTTTCCGCCTTTGATGGGAAAATCATTTCTGCCAAAACCATCAAGCATGGAAAAACATCTATGATTCAGCATAGTAGAGAATCTCTCTTCTCTTACTTACCAAAACCATTTGAAGCCATGCGTTATCACTCATTGGTAGCAAGTCGTGAAGCTCTGCCAGATACGTTACAAGTATTGGCGATTTCCATGGATGATGGGGAGATTATGGCGATCAAGCATCAACATTATCCAGTGTATGGTTTGCAGTTCCATCCAGAGTCGATTGGAACCAAATTGGGAGATAAGTTAATAGAGCGATTTTTGATGGATGTATCGAGGAGGGAAACTGGTGAATTTGTATCTTCGTAA
- the trpE gene encoding anthranilate synthase component I — protein MNLTKQEFEDRKQKKKRFLLIKELAEDEITPISIYHRLSGNKKFILESSMKHNEKGRFSYIGADPYLELKSNGEEIKLLTPKGEIYQEKGRVLDRLKELIEFEEMEADFPFVGGAIGYIGYDVIRQYEDIGEAKMDHVNMPEAHLLFYQTVFVYDHFLQKAYIVYVYQPDEKTSYEEMEDKYQEMMNQVTSISENPDQPAQFIKEFVSNVEKEEFCQMVGKAKEYIQKGDIFQVVLSLRFQTTFHGDPFDIYQQLRMANPSPYLFYIDFQDYIILGSSPESLVEVKGKQVITNPIAGTRPRGINDKQDQTYESQLQQDEKEIAEHRMLVDLGRNDLGRVSQLETVQVDRYMEIEKYSHVMHLVSEVSGELREGLTAIDALECCLPAGTVSGAPKIRAMTIINQLENVKRNVYSGAIGYISISGNTAMALAIRTMVIKGDQVYIQAGAGIVYDSDPESEYLESVNKAKALMEVVK, from the coding sequence ATGAATCTAACCAAGCAAGAGTTTGAGGATCGAAAGCAAAAAAAGAAAAGGTTCTTATTGATCAAAGAGTTAGCTGAAGACGAAATTACTCCCATCTCCATCTATCATCGGTTATCTGGGAACAAGAAGTTTATTTTGGAAAGCTCGATGAAACACAATGAAAAAGGAAGATTCTCCTATATCGGTGCCGATCCTTATTTGGAATTAAAAAGCAATGGGGAAGAGATTAAGCTTTTAACTCCTAAGGGTGAAATCTATCAAGAGAAGGGGAGAGTCTTAGACCGGTTAAAGGAATTGATTGAATTTGAAGAGATGGAGGCAGATTTCCCATTTGTTGGAGGAGCTATTGGGTATATCGGGTATGATGTGATTCGGCAGTACGAGGATATTGGGGAAGCGAAAATGGATCATGTAAACATGCCAGAAGCGCATCTGTTATTTTATCAGACTGTTTTCGTCTATGATCATTTTCTACAAAAAGCCTATATCGTCTATGTTTATCAACCAGATGAAAAAACCTCCTATGAAGAGATGGAAGACAAATACCAGGAAATGATGAATCAGGTTACTTCCATTAGTGAAAATCCTGATCAACCTGCACAGTTTATCAAAGAATTTGTGTCCAACGTAGAGAAGGAAGAATTTTGCCAGATGGTAGGGAAGGCGAAAGAATACATCCAGAAAGGAGACATTTTTCAAGTAGTTCTATCCCTACGATTTCAGACAACATTCCATGGGGATCCATTTGATATCTATCAGCAATTAAGAATGGCTAACCCTTCACCTTATCTGTTTTATATCGATTTTCAAGATTATATCATTCTGGGATCTTCTCCTGAGTCGTTGGTAGAAGTAAAGGGGAAACAGGTGATAACGAACCCGATTGCTGGAACAAGACCTCGTGGGATAAACGATAAGCAAGATCAAACATATGAAAGTCAGTTACAGCAAGATGAAAAGGAAATAGCCGAACATCGAATGCTTGTCGATCTAGGACGAAATGATTTGGGCAGAGTAAGCCAATTGGAAACTGTACAGGTGGATCGATATATGGAGATAGAAAAATATTCTCATGTGATGCACTTGGTGTCCGAGGTGTCTGGTGAGTTAAGAGAAGGTTTGACAGCCATAGATGCTCTGGAATGTTGTCTTCCCGCTGGAACCGTATCTGGTGCACCGAAAATCAGAGCAATGACCATTATTAATCAGCTGGAGAATGTAAAACGAAATGTGTATAGTGGTGCGATTGGCTATATTTCCATTTCTGGTAATACGGCAATGGCACTTGCTATTCGAACCATGGTGATAAAAGGAGATCAAGTCTATATTCAAGCAGGAGCAGGTATCGTTTATGACTCTGATCCGGAATCGGAATATTTGGAGAGTGTAAATAAAGCAAAAGCATTGATGGAGGTGGTGAAATGA
- a CDS encoding aromatic acid exporter family protein has protein sequence MKFRIGYRTIKTAVGAGVAIWIAQLFQLQFFAFAGIITILCIQPTKKKSYQIAFERFFASVMGLGIAAICFEGIGYSPWTITIILLVSIPIMVSLKVKEGIVSSSVIMLHLFTAQKATWDILLNEIYLLLIGVGVALIANQYMPNVEQKLKKYQMEIEENFKKIFTEVIVYIREGDSLWDGREITETARLLKEAKQLALHNLENYAYEEEQSYYQYFLMREQQFEIIERILPIISSLPKTYVQGHQIADFIDQLKESIHPGNTADIHLQSLNVMQNNFREQPLPVDREEFETRASLFVMVKDMRRYLQIKKKMAKIDGDQKDISKRMEGNTQESPK, from the coding sequence ATGAAGTTTCGTATTGGTTATCGGACGATCAAAACAGCAGTTGGAGCAGGGGTTGCAATCTGGATTGCCCAGTTATTTCAACTTCAATTTTTTGCTTTTGCAGGTATTATTACGATTTTATGTATTCAACCAACCAAGAAAAAATCGTACCAGATTGCCTTTGAACGTTTTTTTGCTTCTGTGATGGGGCTAGGTATTGCTGCTATTTGCTTTGAAGGTATTGGTTACTCTCCATGGACGATCACGATTATTTTGCTAGTCTCCATCCCGATTATGGTTTCACTAAAAGTAAAAGAAGGAATTGTATCTAGTTCTGTTATTATGCTTCATCTATTTACTGCACAAAAAGCGACTTGGGATATTCTGTTAAATGAAATATATTTACTCCTGATCGGCGTAGGCGTAGCCCTAATAGCCAATCAATATATGCCGAATGTAGAACAAAAGTTAAAGAAATATCAAATGGAAATTGAAGAGAATTTCAAGAAAATATTTACGGAAGTTATTGTATATATTCGAGAAGGAGACAGTTTGTGGGATGGTCGTGAAATTACGGAGACAGCTCGACTTTTAAAAGAAGCGAAGCAACTTGCTTTACATAATCTGGAAAACTACGCATATGAAGAAGAGCAGTCATATTATCAATACTTTCTTATGCGAGAACAGCAATTTGAAATTATCGAACGAATCCTACCAATTATATCTTCCCTACCAAAAACGTATGTCCAAGGACACCAGATTGCCGATTTTATCGATCAGCTAAAGGAATCTATTCATCCAGGTAATACGGCAGATATTCACTTGCAAAGTTTAAATGTAATGCAAAATAATTTTCGGGAACAACCGTTGCCTGTAGATCGGGAAGAGTTTGAGACAAGAGCCTCCTTATTTGTAATGGTAAAGGATATGCGAAGGTATCTACAGATTAAGAAGAAAATGGCAAAGATAGATGGGGATCAAAAGGATATATCAAAGAGAATGGAGGGTAATACACAAGAGTCACCTAAATAA
- a CDS encoding prepilin peptidase, which yields MSFLSEVLFGMVGLMIGWFIPESAVGLLKRRGIQVNPPSFILKVMVTVLTLMAVLITLLAFPNWYDRILSICFWELLLILSLTDLWSFLLLDILTYGGMILILGIRIFHPEPILSYLLAAGITGVIVAIFAIVTKGIGLGDAKLLALSALVLGGTGVLVAFWLATFFGLLYAIIDAWQTKSWSRKKRFPFGPHLAAGSFIAWCWGEQIWEGIQRIL from the coding sequence ATGAGCTTTTTGTCAGAAGTATTATTTGGGATGGTAGGTCTCATGATAGGGTGGTTCATACCAGAGTCCGCAGTAGGGTTGTTAAAGAGAAGAGGAATTCAAGTGAATCCCCCATCATTCATTCTGAAAGTCATGGTCACAGTACTTACCCTAATGGCTGTGCTCATTACTCTCTTGGCATTTCCTAATTGGTATGATCGGATACTTTCCATTTGCTTTTGGGAGTTATTACTTATCCTCAGTCTAACCGATCTCTGGTCTTTCCTATTACTAGACATACTCACGTATGGAGGAATGATCCTTATTTTAGGGATTCGTATCTTTCATCCAGAGCCGATCCTTTCCTATTTACTCGCAGCAGGAATTACGGGAGTGATTGTCGCTATCTTTGCAATTGTGACCAAAGGGATTGGCTTAGGGGATGCTAAATTGTTGGCGCTCTCTGCTCTCGTTCTAGGAGGAACAGGGGTGTTAGTCGCATTTTGGCTGGCTACCTTTTTTGGTTTGCTCTATGCGATCATAGATGCATGGCAGACCAAGAGTTGGAGTAGAAAGAAGCGCTTTCCTTTTGGTCCGCATCTGGCGGCAGGTAGCTTTATTGCTTGGTGTTGGGGAGAACAAATCTGGGAAGGGATTCAACGAATTTTATAG